One window of Triticum dicoccoides isolate Atlit2015 ecotype Zavitan chromosome 5A, WEW_v2.0, whole genome shotgun sequence genomic DNA carries:
- the LOC119300983 gene encoding F-box/LRR-repeat protein 3-like, whose amino-acid sequence MAMATHGHLAKRRRVCPAAVAVPAAPIDSLADELLFLVLDRVAAADPRALKSFALASRACHAAESRHRRVLRPYRADLLSAALARYPTAARLDLTLCPRVPAAALAALSSAPVPSLRAVDLSRSRGFGAPGLAALLAACPGLADLDLSNGVDLGDAAAAELARARGLQRFCLSRCKPMTDMGLGCIAVGCPDLRDLTLNWCLGITDLGVQLLALKCKKLRTLNLSYTMISKDCLPAIMKLPNLEVLALVGCVGIDDDALSGLENECSKSLRVLDLSTCRNVTHTGVSSVVKAVPNLLELNLSYCCNVTPSMGKCFQMLPKLQTLKLEGCKFMADGLKYIGISCVSLRELSLSKCSGVTDTDLSFVVSRLKNLLKLDITCNRNITDVSLATITSSCPSLVSLRMESCSHFSSEGLRLIGKRCCHLEELDITDSDLDDEGLKALSGCRKLSSLKIGICMRISDEGLIHIGKSCPELRDIDLYRSGGISDEGVTQIAQGCPMLESINLSYCTEITDVSLVSLSKCAKLNTLEIRGCPSVSSAGLSEIAIGCRLLAKLDVKKCFAINDVGMLFLSQFSHSLRQINLSYCSVTDIGLLSLSSICGLQNMTIVHLAGITPNGLMAALMVSGGLTRVKLHAAFRSMMPPHMLKVVEARGCAFQWIDKPFKVEQERCDIWQQQSRDVLVR is encoded by the exons ATGGCCATGGCGACCCACGGCCACCTTGCCAAGCGCCGACGCGTCTGCCCTGCCGCGGTTGCGGTCCCGGCCGCGCCGATCGACTCGCTGGCCGACGAGCTCCTCTTCTTGGTCCTGGACCGGGTGGCGGCCGCCGATCCGCGCGCGCTCAAGTCCTTCGCGCTCGCCTCCCGCGCCTGCCACGCCGCCGAGTCGCGCCACCGCCGCGTGCTCCGCCCGTACCGCGCCGACCTCCTCAGCGCCGCGCTCGCCCGCTACCCCACCGCCGCCCGCCTCGACCTCACCCTCTGCCCGCGCGTGCCCGCCGCGGCCCTCGCCGCCCTCTCCTCCGCGCCCGTGCCTTCCCTCCGCGCCGTCGACCTCTCCCGCTCCCGCGGCTTCGGGGCGCCCGGCCTCGCCGCGCTCCTCGCCGCCTGCCCCGGCCTCGCGGACCTCGACCTCTCCAATGGGGTCGACCTCGGGGACGCGGCGGCCGCGGAGCTGGCGCGGGCGCGGGGCCTGCAGAGGTTCTGCCTTTCGCGCTGCAAGCCCATGACGGACATGGGACTCGGCTGCATCGCCGTCGGCTGCCCGGACCTGCGGGACCTCACGCTCAACTGGTGCCTCGGGATCACGGATTTGGGGGTCCAGCTCCTCGCCCTCAAGTGCAAGAAACTCAGGACCCTGAATCTATCCTACACCATG ATCTCCAAAGACTGCCTTCCAGCCATCATGAAGCTACCCAATCTTGAGGTGTTGGCACTGGTGGGATGTGTTGGAATAGATGATGATGCCCTTAGTGGTCTTGAGAATGAATGCAGCAAATCACTACGG GTGCTCGATCTGTCAACCTGTCGAAATGTCACTCATACGGGAGTTTCATCAGTTGTGAAGGCAGTGCCAAATCTCTTGGAGTTGAATCTGTCGTACTGCTGTAAT GTTACTCCATCTATGGGAAAATGCTTCCAAATGCTTCCTAAGTTGCAGACCCTGAAATTGGAAGGCTGCAAGTTCATGGCTGATGGACTAAAATACATTGGAATTTCTTGCGTCTCTTTAAGAGAGTTGAGCCTGAGCAAGTGTTCAGGAGTGACAGATACTGATCTTTCTTTTGTTGTGTCAAGACTAAAGAATTTGCTGAAGCTGGACATTACTTGCAATCGCAATATCACTGATGTTTCGTTAGCTACCATCACTAGCTCATGCCCTTCCCTCGTCTCTCTAAGAATGGAGTCCTGTAGCCATTTTTCTAGTGAAGGGCTCCGACTGATTGGGAAGCGATGTTGCCATTTGGAAGAGTTGGACATCACCGACAGTGATTTGGACGATGAAG GTTTGAAAGCTCTGTCTGGATGCAGAAAACTATCAAGCTTAAAAATTGGAATATGCATGAGGATAAGTGATGAAGGCCTTATCCACATTGGGAAGTCTTGTCCAGAACTCCGAGATATTGATTTGTATAGGTCTGGGGGTATTAGTGATGAGGGGGTTACTCAAATTGCTCAAGGTTGCCCAATGTTAGAGTCTATCAACCTGTCCTACTGTACAGAAATAACAGATGTTTCGTTGGTGTCGCTCTCAAAATGCGCAAAGCTGAACACACTGGAGATCCGTGGTTGCCCCAGTGTTTCATCTGCTGGGCTCTCAGAAATAGCAATCGGATGCAGGCTACTTGCCAAGCTTGATGTCAAGAAATGCTTTGCGATCAATGATGTGGGGATGCTTTTTCTTTCCCAGTTCTCTCATAGCCTCCGTCAG ATAAACTTGTCATACTGTTCAGTCACCGACATTGGACTTCTGTCCCTCTCTAGCATATGTGGGCTTCAGAACATGACGATTGTACACTTGGCGGGTATTACACCTAATGGCTTGATGGCTGCTCTTATGGTCTCTGGTGGTTTGACAAGGGTGAAGCTTCACGCAGCGTTCAGATCTATGATGCCTCCCCATATGCTCAAAGTCGTTGAGGCTCGCGGCTGTGCTTTCCAGTGGATTGATAAACCATTCAAG GTCGAGCAAGAGCGATGCGACATATGGCAACAACAGTCTCGAGATGTGCTTGTACGATGA